From the genome of Nicotiana sylvestris chromosome 2, ASM39365v2, whole genome shotgun sequence, one region includes:
- the LOC104241779 gene encoding uncharacterized protein, with product MNLFNCKFNKTLFTNHLPPRHTSLYNPRATRSSVRFSSESTHRVKLAESLQSETLKLLEWPAVCRQLSAFTSTSMGFAAAQSAVIPVGKTPEESGKLLSQTSAAVAVPRPLDFSGIEDVSPIVNASIAGGVLSIRELCSVKRTLGAARFLLQQLEEIASLNDFSDRYSPLKEILHNCDFLVELEQKIEFCIDCSFSAILDRASEDLEIIRSERKRNMENLESLLKQLSTQVFQGGGFDRPLVTKRRSRMCVAVRASHRSLLPNAVILDTSSSGSTYFMEPKEAVELNNMEVKLSSSERIEEQTILSLLTSEIAESNMKIKHLLDRILEIDLAFARAAHAQWIGGACPALSSRNCNNSQSELLSIDVEGIRHPLLLESSLRNLSTDVSPRSPDLDQGNGVMNFKTKSRARFPVPIDIKVGHGTKVVVISGPNTGGKTASMKTLGLASMMLKAGMYLPAQNQPRLPWFDLILADIGDQQSLEQSLSTFSGHISRLREILEVASRESLVLIDEIGSGTDPSEGVALSESILQYLKDRVNLAVITTHYADLTRLKEKDNRFETAATEFSLETLQPTYRILWGSKGESNALNIAKSMGFDERIIDQAVLWVNKLTPDKQQEQKGLLYRSLIEERDRLEYQAMEVASLHSDIMNIYNEINKEAQDLEGREAAIKAKETHEIQQEVRTVKNEIHTIVEKFESQLRNASADEINPLVKKAESAIASIVEAHQPSKDFLFREIGQSQYTPQVGEQVYVKTFGNKLATVVEEPGDDDSILVQYGKIRVRVDKRSIRPIPADASSSAAVLKTQVQRIRSLRDLGGLSKASKNQQDSYGPVLQTSKNTIDLRGLRVEDASHQLNMAIDSRAPNSVLFVIHGMGTGVVKESAHKLLRDHPRVVKFEQESPMNYGCTVAYIK from the exons ATGAACCTCTTCAACTGCAAATTCAACAAAACTCTCTTCACCAATCATCTTCCTCCACGTCACACCTCGCTCTACAACCCTCGTGCAACTCGGTCCTCCGTCCGCTTCTCATCCGAGTCAACTCACAGAGTCAAACTCGCCGAGTCACTCCAATCCGAGACCCTGAAGCTTCTAGAATGGCCCGCCGTCTGTCGCCAGCTCTCCGCCTTCACTTCCACATCCATGGGCTTCGCTGCCGCACAATCTGCTGTGATTCCGGTGGGTAAAACTCCTGAAGAGAGCGGGAAACTCCTCTCTCAGACCTCCGCCGCCGTGGCAGTTCCTCGGCCGTTGGATTTCTCCGGAATTGAGGATGTTTCCCCTATTGTTAATGCTTCCATTGCCGGCGGAGTACTCTCAATTCGTGAGCTTTGCTCTGTGAAACGGACCTTGGGAGCGGCGAGGTTTTTGCTCCAACAGTTGGAGGAAATTGCTTCGCTGAATGATTTTTCTGACAG GTACTCTCCTCTGAAGGAAATTCTTCACAATTGtgattttcttgtggaattggagCAAAAAATAGAATTCTGTATTGATTGCAGCTTTTCAGCAATCCTTGACAGAGCTAGTGAAGATTTGGAAATTATAAGGTCTGAGAGAAAACGGAACATGGAAAATCTAGAATCATTGTTGAAGCAATTATCAACTCAAGTTTTTCAGGGTGGGGGATTTGACAGACCTTTAGTAACCAAGCGCCGTTCAAGAATGTGTGTTGCTGTCAGAGCTTCCCATAGATCTTTGCTTCCTAATGCCGTAATCCTAGATACGAGCAGTAGTGGATCTACATACTTCATGGAACCTAAAGAGGCAGTTGAGTTGAACAACATGGAAGTTAAGCTTTCCAGTTCTGAGAGGATTGAGGAGCAAACAATTTTGAGTTTGCTTACATCTGAAATAGCTGAATCTAATATGAAAATAAAACACTTATTAGATAGAATATTAGAAATTGATCTTGCATTTGCAAGAGCTGCTCATGCTCAGTGGATAGGTGGTGCCTGTCCAGCTTTAAGTTCAAGAAATTGTAACAATTCCCAATCTGAACTTTTATCTATAGATGTAGAAGGGATACGGCATCCATTGCTTCTTGAGTCCTCTTTGAGAAACTTGTCCACTGATGTGTCCCCAAGGTCGCCTGATTTGGATCAGGGAAATGGTGTCATGAATTTTAAAACAAAATCTCGTGCACGTTTCCCTGTGCCCATCGATATTAAAGTTGGTCATGGAACAAAGGTTGTTGTCATCTCGGGCCCTAATACTGGAGGGAAAACGGCTTCAATGAAGACTCTAGGACTGGCTTCTATGATGTTGAAAGCCGGTATGTATTTGCCTGCCCAAAATCAACCACGGCTTCCATGGTTTGATCTCATTCTGGCAGACATAGGAGACCAGCAG TCTCTGGAACAAAGTCTGTCAACCTTTAGTGGGCACATTTCACGGCTTCGTGAGATTCTGGAAGTCGCCTCTAGAGAATCTTTAGTTCTTATTGATGAAATCGGAAGCGGGACCGATCCTTCAGAAGGTGTAGCACTTTCAGAAAGCATTCTGCAATATCTCAAGGACAGGGTTAATTTAGCTGTTATAACTACCCACTATGCAGATCTAACTCGCTTAAAAGAAAAGGACAATAGGTTTGAAACTGCAGCAACAGAGTTTTCCTTGGAGACTCTACAGCCTACCTATCGGATTCTTTGGGGAAGCAAGGGAGAATCGAATGCCTTAAATATTGCAAAATCAATGGGCTTTGATGAAAGAATAATTGACCAAGCAGTATTATGGGTGAACAAATTGACACCGGACAAGCAGCAGGAGCAGAAGGGATTACTTTATCGTTCACTAATTGAAGAAAGGGACAGACTAGAATATCAAGCAATGGAAGTTGCTTCTCTTCATTCAGATATTATGAACATTTATAATGAG ATCAACAAGGAAGCACAAGATCTAGAGGGACGTGAAGCAGCTATCAAAGCAAAGGAAACGCATGAAATCCAACAGGAAGTGAGGACTGTGAAAAATGAGATCCACACTATAGTAGAGAAGTTTGAGAGCCAACTCAGAAATGCAAGTGCTGACGAGATTAATCCACTTGTGAAAAAAGCTGAATCTGCTATTGCATCGATAGTTGAAGCTCATCAGCCTAGTAAAGATTTTCTTTTCAGAGAAATAGGCCAGAGCCAGTACACACCTCAGGTTGGAGAACAAGTATATGTGAAGACCTTTGGAAATAAGTTAGCCACTGTAGTTGAGGAACCTGGGGATGATGACAGTATCCTTGTTCAATATGGGAAAATCAGAGTCCGCGTGGACAAACGTAGTATAAGACCCATTCCCGCTGATGCTTCTTCCAGTGCAGCTGTCCTGAAAACCCAG GTTCAGCGGATCAGGAGTCTTAGGGACCTTGGAGGTCTCTCTAAAGCAAGCAAAAATCAGCAGGATTCTTATGGCCCTGTGCTGCAGACATCTAAAAACACCATAGACTTGCGTGGCCTGAGAGTGGAGGATGCTTCGCACCAGCTCAACATGGCTATTGACTCAAGAGCGCCTAATTCTGTTCTTTTTGTTATTCATGGGATGGGAACTGGGGTTGTAAAAGAATCTGCACATAAATTACTAAGAGATCATCCTCGTGTTGTTAAGTTTGAACAGGAAAGTCCTATGAATTATGGCTGTACAGTTGCTTATATCAAATGA
- the LOC104241778 gene encoding stem-specific protein TSJT1, translating to MLAVFEQSIGKPPPELSLPQASRQKKEAKTREEIAESFKTWKPDSTFYHLFNGNFMAFSHGNENPLQPRSIVVMDDVFCIFSGALDNTFDLRKHYGLSRQATEAMIMVEAYKVLRDRAPYPPDQVIKELEGKFAFILFDSKASTLFLARDRDGCVPLHWGTAADGSLVCSDDSEFIQASCGKFYTPFPPGCIFISDTGLISFDHPLHKVKAIAREDDEGNINAVIFQVDLYTKLHSIPRRGSAANWAGATAVEGD from the exons ATGTTGGCTGTGTTTGAGCAATCCATTGGTAAGCCACCTCCAGAGTTGAGTCTTCCTCAAGCAAGTAGGCAGAAAAAGGAGGCTAAAACAAGGGAAGAGATTGCAGAAAGTTTCAAAACATGGAAGCCAGACTCAACTTTTTACCACCTTTTCAATGGGAATTTCATGGCTTTTTCTCATGGAAATGAAAACCCTCTACAGCCAAG GTCTATTGTTGTGATGGATGATGTCTTCTGCATCTTCTCTGGGGCTTTAGATAACACTTTTGATTTGAGAAAACATTATGGTCTTTCAAGACAAGCTACTGAGGCTATGATAATGGTTGAAGCTTACAAAGTTTTAAGGGATCGGGCACCATATCCTCCTGATCAAGTCATCAAAGAACTAGAAGGCAAATTTGCTTTCATTCTGTTTGATTCAAAAGCTTCTACTCTTTTTCTTGCCAGG GATCGTGATGGATGTGTGCCGTTACACTGGGGAACCGCTGCAGATGGGTCATTAGTATGTTCGGATGATTCAGAGTTCATTCAAGCTTCTTGTGGGAAATTCTATACCCCATTTCCTCCAG GATGTATCTTCATAAGTGACACTGGGCTAATAAGCTTTGATCATCCATTGCACAAAGTAAAAGCAATTGCACGCGAAGATGATGAAGGAAACATCAATGCTGTGATTTTCCAGGTGGATTTGTACACCAAACTCCACAGCATTCCACGCCGAGGAAGTGCTGCCAATTGGGCAGGTGCCACTGCAGTTGAAGGAGACTGA
- the LOC104241780 gene encoding anther-specific protein TA-29-like: protein MVAPKWSFISFMILLSLAICSGQPVTFDAIKAKEADHDNLKAHTLSNIDTKGFGGGGGFGIGGVWARGGGGGGSDAPNYGYNPGCSIRGCTVPGFGFLPNPGFGVPVYSPGCGYVCPADISAEGMTESKITGISESARPYRCRPGPNMCGSKDCNELLLHFVFPMQDKHENKQEHLRYGGRRGIGLSVSESSGFGIGFGARGGGGGGGGGGDSNAPGFDIPGFNPGFGCPSGCGYACPANNPSGGITEFHISGLSRNNGPYRCRPDMCESEDCNELLLHFVSPKQHKHENRHDHTVERNEEEEAHHQSKHHKDEDIIN from the coding sequence ATGGTAGCTCCAAAATGGTCTTTCATTTCTTTTATGATTTTGCTAAGCTTAGCAATATGCTCTGGCCAGCCTGTTACCTTTGATGCAATTAAGGCTAAGGAAGCTGATCATGACAACCTCAAAGCTCACACTCTAAGTAATATCGACACCAAAGGCTTTGGAGGAGGCGGTGGATTTGGCATTGGTGGTGTTTGGGCCagaggtggtggtggtggtggttctGACGCCCCTAACTACGGTTATAACCCTGGCTGCAGTATCCGTGGTTGCACTGTCCCTGGCTTTGGTTTCCTACCTAATCCTGGTTTTGGTGTTCCAGTCTATTCCCCTGGTTGTGGCTATGTGTGTCCAGCCGATATTTCTGCTGAAGGAATGACTGAATCCAAAATCACAGGAATATCAGAATCGGCTAGACCATATCGATGCAGGCCTGGGCCAAATATGTGTGGCAGTAAAGATTGTAATGAGCTTCTCCTACACTTTGTTTTCCCCATGCAAGACAAACATGAGAATAAACAAGAACATCTAAGATATGGAGGACGTCGAGGTATAGGTCTCAGTGTGAGTGAATCTAGTGGTTTTGGAATTGGTTTTGGTGCTCGGGGTGGTGGTGGTGGCGGCGGAGGAGGGGGTGATTCTAATGCCCCTGGCTTTGATATCCCCGGATTTAACCCCGGCTTTGGCTGTCCCTCGGGCTGTGGTTATGCATGTCCTGCCAACAATCCTAGTGGAGGAATAACTGAATTCCATATCTCAGGATTATCACGAAACAATGGACCTTACAGATGTAGGCCAGATATGTGTGAGAGTGAAGATTGTAATGAACTTCTACTACACTTTGTTTCTCCAAAGCAACACAAACACGAGAACCGACATGATCATACAGTAGAAAGAAATGAAGAGGAGGAAGCTCATCATCAGTCAAAGCATCATAAAGACGAAGACATCATAAACTAG